In one Synechococcales cyanobacterium T60_A2020_003 genomic region, the following are encoded:
- a CDS encoding SDR family oxidoreductase → MKALVVGATGATGKRIVNELVQRGIPTRAMVRDVEAARSVLPDAAEIVVGDVLQPQTIREAIADCTVLVCATGAAPSFDFTGPYKVDYEGTKNLVDVAKSSGIQHFVIVSSLCVSQFFHPLNLFWLVLYWKKQAEDYLIASGLPYTIVRPGGLKNDDDNTDPVVMTGADQLFEGSIPRRTVAKVCVEALLTPEAKNKIVEIVAKPDAPATSLNDLFAGVS, encoded by the coding sequence ATGAAAGCATTGGTTGTAGGCGCAACGGGCGCAACCGGAAAACGCATCGTGAACGAGCTGGTGCAGCGTGGGATTCCAACGCGGGCAATGGTGCGAGATGTAGAAGCTGCCCGCTCCGTTTTACCAGACGCCGCCGAGATTGTTGTGGGAGATGTGCTCCAACCGCAAACCATTCGTGAGGCGATCGCCGACTGCACCGTTCTAGTGTGTGCAACGGGGGCAGCTCCCAGTTTCGATTTCACAGGGCCGTATAAAGTCGATTACGAGGGCACTAAAAATCTGGTGGATGTCGCCAAAAGCTCTGGTATTCAGCATTTTGTGATCGTTTCATCCCTATGCGTCTCCCAGTTTTTCCACCCGTTGAACCTGTTTTGGCTGGTGCTGTACTGGAAAAAGCAGGCGGAAGACTATCTGATCGCCAGTGGCCTGCCGTACACGATTGTGCGACCGGGCGGCTTGAAAAATGACGACGACAACACCGATCCGGTCGTCATGACAGGAGCCGACCAACTCTTTGAAGGCAGCATTCCCCGGCGAACGGTGGCGAAGGTGTGCGTCGAGGCGTTGCTAACCCCAGAAGCCAAAAACAAGATTGTAGAAATTGTGGCAAAACCCGATGCTCCGGCCACCTCCTTGAACGACCTCTTCGCAGGCGTATCGTAA
- a CDS encoding DUF1997 domain-containing protein, translating to MQANSFESQSFNSADSVFAISSQILDCSETGDEVITHEPTQFHGYYSNCMEMYADAKTVAAYLDAHHGWFHRCAQPMTVSPIGENGYGLTIGRFGSFGYEVEPKIGLDLLPQQEGVYRIETIPVPGYEPMGYDVDFKASLQLLETQTQTGQVLTRVEWELNLTVYIQFPRFIRALPHSLIEKTGDRLLNQIVRQVSRRLTHKVQADFHSTHNIPFPKKSHGLFHRGGHHAELEV from the coding sequence ATGCAGGCAAATTCTTTTGAATCTCAGTCTTTCAATTCAGCGGATTCTGTTTTCGCCATTTCTTCTCAGATACTGGACTGTTCTGAGACTGGGGACGAGGTGATCACCCATGAGCCGACTCAGTTTCATGGCTATTACTCGAACTGTATGGAGATGTATGCCGATGCGAAAACCGTGGCTGCCTACTTGGATGCCCATCACGGATGGTTCCACCGCTGTGCTCAGCCGATGACGGTATCGCCGATTGGAGAGAACGGGTACGGTCTAACCATCGGTCGGTTTGGTTCCTTCGGCTATGAGGTCGAACCCAAGATTGGGCTAGATTTGCTCCCTCAGCAGGAAGGCGTATACCGGATTGAGACGATTCCGGTACCCGGATATGAACCGATGGGCTATGACGTGGACTTTAAGGCATCCTTGCAGCTTCTGGAAACCCAAACCCAAACGGGTCAAGTTCTGACTCGTGTGGAATGGGAACTGAACCTGACCGTGTATATCCAATTTCCACGCTTTATTCGGGCGTTGCCCCACTCCCTCATTGAGAAAACGGGCGATCGCCTCCTAAATCAAATCGTGCGCCAGGTGTCCCGCCGCTTGACCCATAAGGTGCAGGCTGATTTTCACTCCACCCACAATATTCCCTTTCCGAAAAAGTCCCACGGCCTATTTCACCGAGGCGGACATCATGCGGAGCTAGAGGTCTAA